The following are encoded together in the Drosophila sechellia strain sech25 chromosome 3R, ASM438219v1, whole genome shotgun sequence genome:
- the LOC6612773 gene encoding cardio acceleratory peptide 2b, with translation MKSMLVHIVLVIFIIAEFSTAETDHDKNRRGANMGLYAFPRVGRSDPSLANSLRDGLEAGVLDGIYGDASQEDYNEADFQKRASGLVAFPRVGRGDAELRKWAHLLALQQVLDKRTGPSASSGLWFGPRLGKRSVDAKSFTDSSKGQKELN, from the exons ATGAAATCTATGTTGGTCCACATAGTTCTAGTGATTTTCATAATCGCCGAATTCAGTACAGCTG AGACGGACCACGACAAGAACCGACGAGGTGCCAACATGGGGCTCTATGCCTTTCCGCGCGTTGGGCGCAGCGATCCCAGTCTGGCCAACAGTCTGCGCGACGGATTAGAGGCCGGGGTCCTTGACGGTATTTACGGAGATGCCTCCCAGGAGGATTACAATG AGGCTGATTTCCAGAAGAGGGCCAGTGGTCTGGTAGCCTTCCCACGCGTGGGCCGCGGAGACGCCGAGCTGAGGAAGTGGGCCCACCTCCTGGCTCTGCAACAGGTGCTGGACAAGCGCACGGGACCCAGCGCCTCCTCGGGATTGTGGTTCGGTCCCCGGCTGGGAAAGCGCAGTGTGGACGCCAAGTCGTTTACGGACAGCTCCAAGGGACAGAAGGAACTCAACTAG